A genomic segment from Clostridium pasteurianum BC1 encodes:
- the rplI gene encoding 50S ribosomal protein L9: MKVILLKDIKGTGKKGEVINASDGYARNFLFPKKLAEEANDANLHVLNQKNEAIRKKKLEETEAAQKLAEELKGKELKIIAKAGEGGRLFGAITSKDISLEIKDQLKADIDKKKIVTDSIRQLGSYEIELKIYPEVSTKIKVLIVEQ, from the coding sequence ATGAAAGTTATATTATTGAAAGATATAAAAGGAACAGGAAAAAAAGGTGAGGTTATCAATGCATCCGATGGTTATGCAAGAAATTTTCTATTTCCTAAAAAATTGGCGGAAGAAGCCAATGATGCCAATTTACATGTATTAAATCAGAAAAATGAGGCTATTAGAAAAAAGAAGTTAGAAGAGACAGAAGCAGCACAAAAATTAGCAGAAGAGTTGAAAGGCAAGGAATTAAAGATAATTGCTAAGGCTGGTGAAGGTGGAAGACTTTTTGGAGCTATAACAAGTAAAGATATATCACTAGAAATAAAAGATCAATTAAAAGCAGATATAGATAAAAAGAAAATAGTTACAGATTCTATAAGACAATTAGGAAGCTATGAGATCGAACTAAAAATTTATCCTGAAGTATCCACCAAAATAAAAGTACTCATAGTTGAGCAGTAG
- a CDS encoding IclR family transcriptional regulator, which produces MQEVVQSVERTLSILEVLSDYENGLGITEISEKVNLHKSTVHRLLNTLMIKDYVEQDEDTNRYKLTLKLFELGSKKVEKMNIVTVARPLLQELMEKTNEVIHLVVREGTEIVYIAKVESQNPIRMYSRIGKRSPVYCTAVGKAMLSYMTDDEVNFIWENSNIEKLTENTVVDFDKFKGNLGIIEKQGYAIDEQENEIGIRCIASPILDYRGQVCGAISISGSIISFKEEKIKEFSKLITGYANKISQELGYRI; this is translated from the coding sequence ATGCAAGAAGTAGTACAATCGGTAGAAAGAACTTTATCAATTTTAGAAGTATTATCAGATTATGAAAATGGACTAGGGATAACTGAAATTAGTGAAAAAGTAAATCTTCATAAGAGCACAGTACATAGACTTTTAAACACTTTAATGATCAAAGATTACGTTGAACAGGATGAAGATACTAATAGATATAAGTTGACTTTAAAATTATTTGAACTTGGAAGTAAGAAAGTAGAGAAAATGAATATAGTTACTGTAGCTAGGCCATTACTTCAGGAACTTATGGAAAAAACTAATGAGGTAATACATTTAGTGGTAAGGGAAGGTACTGAAATTGTATATATAGCCAAAGTGGAATCACAAAATCCAATAAGAATGTATTCAAGAATTGGTAAGAGGAGTCCGGTGTATTGTACAGCAGTAGGTAAGGCTATGTTATCTTATATGACTGATGATGAGGTGAATTTTATTTGGGAGAACAGTAATATAGAAAAATTAACCGAAAATACTGTAGTTGACTTTGATAAATTTAAAGGAAATTTAGGTATAATTGAGAAGCAGGGGTATGCTATTGATGAACAAGAAAATGAAATTGGAATAAGGTGTATTGCTAGTCCCATATTGGATTACAGAGGTCAAGTATGTGGTGCAATTAGTATTTCGGGATCTATAATAAGCTTTAAAGAAGAAAAAATAAAGGAATTTTCAAAATTAATAACAGGATATGCTAATAAAATATCACAGGAGCTTGGATATAGAATTTAA
- a CDS encoding gluconate:H+ symporter codes for MPLLIVVIGVILLLLLMIRFKLNAFISLIIVALFVGILEGMPAVKVVNSVQNGVGSTLGHLSLVIGFGAMFGKIIADSGAAQRISRSLINKFGVKRIQWAVVLTGFIIGIAMFYEVGFVLLIPIAVSIAEYTELPLIYIGLPMAVALSVTYGFLPPNPGPIAIGTIYGASVSSILIYGLIIAIPTVIVAGPVLGKFVKIKGSKPSGGLFKGKIIDEKDMPSFSTSVLTAIIPPILMAVAAIGEIVIPKTWPIKNFLEFIGSPVMAMLISVIVAMFTLGLMRGKKMEELMKDIAESASGIAMILLIIGGGGALKQVLIDSGVGNYITSIMAGSNISPLILAWTIAAVLRLALGSATVASLTTAGLVLPLVAASHVNPALMVLATGSGSVIFSHVNDPGFWMFKEYFGLSIGETIKSWSVAETVISVMGLIGVLILNAI; via the coding sequence ATGCCGTTATTAATAGTAGTTATCGGAGTAATATTGTTATTATTACTTATGATAAGGTTTAAATTAAATGCTTTTATATCGTTAATTATTGTAGCTTTATTTGTTGGAATATTAGAGGGAATGCCTGCAGTTAAAGTAGTAAATTCAGTGCAAAATGGTGTTGGTAGTACCTTGGGACATTTATCCTTAGTTATAGGCTTTGGAGCAATGTTTGGAAAAATTATAGCAGATTCTGGTGCAGCGCAAAGAATTTCTAGAAGTCTTATAAATAAGTTTGGAGTAAAGAGAATACAGTGGGCAGTTGTTCTTACAGGATTTATTATAGGAATAGCTATGTTTTATGAAGTAGGATTTGTATTACTTATACCAATAGCAGTTTCTATTGCAGAATATACTGAATTGCCACTTATATATATAGGATTGCCTATGGCAGTTGCACTATCTGTTACATATGGATTTTTGCCACCTAACCCAGGGCCTATAGCAATAGGAACTATATATGGGGCAAGTGTCAGTTCAATTTTGATTTATGGTCTTATAATAGCCATACCTACAGTAATAGTTGCTGGTCCTGTTTTAGGCAAATTTGTAAAAATAAAAGGTAGTAAGCCAAGTGGTGGTTTGTTTAAGGGAAAAATTATTGATGAAAAGGATATGCCAAGTTTTTCAACTAGTGTCTTAACAGCTATAATTCCTCCTATATTGATGGCAGTTGCAGCTATAGGTGAAATTGTTATACCTAAGACATGGCCTATAAAAAACTTTCTAGAGTTTATAGGTAGTCCAGTTATGGCTATGCTTATATCTGTTATAGTAGCTATGTTTACCTTGGGTTTAATGAGAGGTAAAAAAATGGAAGAGCTAATGAAAGATATAGCTGAGTCAGCAAGCGGTATTGCTATGATACTATTGATAATAGGAGGCGGTGGTGCCCTAAAGCAGGTGCTTATAGATAGTGGAGTAGGCAATTATATAACTAGTATAATGGCAGGAAGTAATATATCACCGCTGATCTTAGCATGGACTATTGCAGCTGTATTACGACTTGCTTTAGGTTCAGCTACTGTAGCATCTTTGACTACAGCGGGACTTGTATTACCACTTGTTGCTGCATCACATGTTAATCCAGCCTTAATGGTATTAGCAACAGGTTCAGGCAGCGTTATATTTTCCCATGTAAACGATCCGGGATTTTGGATGTTCAAGGAATATTTTGGTCTTAGTATAGGAGAAACAATAAAGTCTTGGTCAGTTGCTGAAACTGTAATTTCTGTTATGGGTTTAATAGGTGTATTGATTTTAAATGCTATATAA
- a CDS encoding sugar kinase, producing the protein MAKKVVTMGELLLRLTTPGHSRFAQAKSFDAIYGGAEANIAVFLANMGMESYFLTKLPDNEIGDSALNFVRNYGVKTDYIARGGDRIGIYFLEKGTSVRPSRVVYDRKYSAICDIDVNDIDFEEVFKDAEWFHLSGITPALGEKCILLVEKAVEYAKKKGVHISVDLNYRAKLWSYDKFESVISRFINDIDVCFGWLSSEEEGGKHEIADFAKQGVDLEKFKKTFSNMKKRFNIKYMVTTLRENYSADNNALSALIYNGEELYQSNKYDFTIQDRVGTGDAFAAGLIYKLANGVDYKDALEFGVASGVFKHTIEGDFNICTEDEIMALVKGNTSGSVQR; encoded by the coding sequence ATGGCAAAGAAAGTAGTAACTATGGGCGAATTATTATTAAGGCTTACTACACCTGGCCATAGTAGATTTGCTCAAGCTAAGTCTTTTGATGCAATATATGGAGGAGCAGAAGCTAATATAGCAGTCTTTTTAGCTAATATGGGTATGGAGTCATATTTTCTAACTAAACTTCCAGATAATGAAATCGGAGATAGCGCTTTAAATTTTGTAAGAAATTATGGAGTAAAGACAGATTATATTGCCAGAGGCGGAGATAGAATAGGTATATATTTCCTTGAAAAAGGCACATCTGTTAGGCCATCTAGAGTTGTATATGATAGAAAATATTCTGCAATTTGTGATATAGATGTAAATGATATAGATTTTGAAGAAGTATTTAAAGATGCAGAATGGTTTCATCTTTCTGGTATAACTCCAGCACTTGGAGAAAAGTGTATACTATTGGTGGAAAAAGCTGTTGAGTATGCTAAGAAAAAAGGTGTACATATAAGTGTAGATCTGAATTATAGAGCTAAACTTTGGAGTTATGATAAATTTGAAAGTGTAATTTCAAGATTTATAAATGATATTGATGTTTGTTTTGGATGGCTAAGTAGTGAAGAAGAAGGCGGTAAACACGAGATCGCTGACTTTGCAAAACAAGGAGTAGATTTAGAAAAATTCAAAAAGACATTTTCAAATATGAAAAAAAGGTTTAATATAAAGTATATGGTAACTACTTTAAGAGAAAATTATTCAGCAGATAATAATGCACTTTCTGCTTTGATTTACAACGGAGAGGAATTATATCAATCCAATAAGTACGATTTTACAATACAAGATAGGGTTGGTACAGGAGATGCCTTTGCTGCTGGGTTAATTTATAAATTAGCTAATGGAGTAGATTACAAAGATGCTTTAGAATTTGGAGTTGCATCAGGTGTATTTAAGCACACTATAGAGGGAGACTTTAATATTTGTACAGAAGATGAGATAATGGCTCTTGTAAAAGGAAATACTTCTGGCAGCGTTCAAAGATAA
- the lonC gene encoding Lon family ATP-dependent protease, which produces MKLQFDSNSQDDKKTNYVQLDAQIDITLKTLKSVFDEGTIKARVVKYKLQKFMKSDDMYKKLYALNRIVCDHDGVDSIPTEQNANEVLETTNKFMAEYVAKKYMENRLQAEVEQVLMDKQEKYIEEIKMGIIKKKKGPENAKTLKRLEDFKKLDSKKLSKNIQSILRPEAFSEIIGQERAIKAILSKIASPYPQHIILYGPPGVGKTTAARIALNEAKHLKYTPFEEDSKFVEVDGTTLRWDPREITNPLLGSVHDPIYQGSKRELAEIGVPEPKTGLVTEAHGGVLFIDEIGELDNILQNKLLKVLEDKRVEFSSSYYDPDDENVPQYIKYLFEKGAPADFVLIGATTRQPSEINPALRSRCTEVYFEPLFSKDIEAIVINASKKLNVKLEKGVTELISRYTIEGRRAINILADVYGYTLYNKGLNSKDKVNITKEDLEEVIGISRLTPYETIDKSNNLEIGHVYGLGVSGYVGSTIEIEASVFPAKEKGHGKVRFNDTAGSMAKDSIFNAASVIRKITDKDIKYYDIHVNFIGGGKIDGPSAGAAITVCIISALLEKPIRQDVAMTGEISLRGKIKPVGGIFEKVYGARRKEIKLVTVPKYNFKEVPKGLKDIEVKPVETIEELMDIVF; this is translated from the coding sequence TTGAAATTGCAGTTTGATTCTAATAGTCAAGATGACAAAAAAACAAATTATGTACAATTAGATGCTCAGATAGATATAACATTGAAAACACTAAAAAGTGTATTTGATGAGGGTACAATTAAAGCTAGAGTAGTGAAGTATAAACTTCAAAAGTTTATGAAAAGTGATGATATGTATAAGAAATTGTATGCATTGAATAGAATTGTTTGTGATCATGATGGAGTAGATTCTATTCCAACAGAACAAAATGCTAATGAGGTCTTAGAAACTACTAATAAGTTCATGGCTGAATACGTAGCAAAAAAATATATGGAAAATAGATTACAGGCTGAAGTTGAACAGGTTTTAATGGATAAGCAGGAAAAGTATATAGAAGAAATAAAAATGGGTATAATTAAAAAGAAAAAGGGACCTGAAAATGCTAAGACGCTAAAGAGGCTTGAAGATTTTAAAAAATTGGATTCGAAAAAACTTAGTAAAAATATACAGTCTATATTAAGACCAGAAGCCTTTTCAGAAATTATAGGACAAGAGAGGGCAATAAAAGCTATATTATCAAAGATTGCTTCACCTTATCCTCAGCATATTATACTTTACGGACCTCCAGGAGTTGGTAAGACAACCGCAGCAAGAATTGCTCTCAATGAGGCAAAACATCTAAAGTATACACCTTTTGAAGAAGATTCAAAGTTTGTTGAAGTTGATGGTACTACGCTTAGGTGGGATCCAAGGGAAATTACCAATCCTCTCTTAGGATCAGTACATGATCCAATATATCAAGGTAGTAAGAGAGAATTAGCTGAAATTGGTGTTCCAGAGCCAAAGACAGGGCTTGTAACAGAAGCTCATGGTGGAGTGCTATTTATAGATGAAATTGGAGAACTTGATAACATTCTTCAAAATAAATTATTAAAGGTTCTCGAAGATAAAAGAGTAGAGTTTTCGTCCTCTTATTATGACCCAGATGATGAGAATGTACCTCAATATATAAAATATCTGTTTGAAAAGGGAGCTCCAGCTGATTTTGTTTTAATTGGAGCAACTACAAGACAGCCCTCTGAGATTAATCCTGCACTTAGATCAAGGTGCACAGAAGTTTATTTTGAACCATTATTTTCAAAAGACATTGAAGCTATAGTAATTAATGCCAGTAAGAAACTTAATGTTAAATTAGAAAAGGGTGTTACTGAGCTTATAAGCAGATACACTATAGAAGGAAGAAGAGCAATTAATATTTTAGCGGATGTATATGGTTACACTTTGTATAACAAAGGCTTGAATTCAAAAGATAAAGTCAATATAACTAAGGAAGATTTAGAAGAAGTCATAGGTATAAGCAGACTTACTCCCTATGAGACTATAGATAAAAGTAATAATTTAGAAATTGGTCATGTCTATGGTTTAGGGGTAAGTGGATACGTTGGATCTACAATTGAAATAGAAGCATCAGTATTTCCGGCTAAGGAAAAAGGCCATGGCAAGGTAAGATTTAATGATACTGCAGGTAGTATGGCGAAGGATTCCATATTTAATGCTGCTTCCGTTATAAGAAAAATTACAGATAAGGATATAAAGTATTATGATATACATGTTAATTTTATTGGTGGAGGAAAGATTGATGGTCCGTCAGCTGGAGCAGCTATTACTGTTTGTATAATAAGTGCTCTTTTAGAAAAACCAATAAGGCAAGATGTAGCTATGACTGGAGAAATTTCATTAAGAGGCAAGATTAAGCCTGTAGGTGGAATATTTGAAAAAGTGTATGGTGCAAGAAGAAAAGAAATAAAACTTGTTACAGTACCAAAATATAATTTTAAAGAAGTGCCAAAGGGATTAAAGGATATTGAGGTAAAACCTGTAGAAACCATAGAAGAACTTATGGACATAGTATTTTAG
- the ilvD gene encoding dihydroxy-acid dehydratase, with product MLKSQEIRQKAPEIDSLRLGSGWKVEDLSKPQIIVESSYGHSHPGSAHLDSLVNEVFDSIYENGGRGAKFFATDICDGEAQGHDGMNYSLPSRDIMASLIEIHVQATPYDAGVFTTSCDKAVPAHLMAIARLNMPAIFLPGGCMGPGPNLLTLEQIGKYDAQYKRGEITEEQYRYYKHNACPTCGACSFMGTAATMQVMAEALGIALPATALIPTTFDDLKGAAIKAGKQVFKLIEKNIRPSDIMTKDAFENAIMVHAAIAGSSNTLIHMPAIAHELGIEIEPELFDEIHKKVPYILNIRPSGFYPGSYFWNAGGVPAIMEEIKEFLHLDVMTVTGKTLGENLEDIKKSGYYEEHAKLIEKLGVKKEDVIKTKEDPIQKQGAIAILKGNLAPGGAVVKHSAVSKKLMKVVLKARVFDCEEDAINAVLTKAVKPGDAVFVRYEGPKGSGMPEMFYTTEAIASDAELVESIALITDGRFSGATRGPAIGHVSPEASEGGPIAFVEEGDLIKIDIPERSLDIIGVAGEEKTPQEIDDILKARKEKWVKPAPRFTKGVLGIYTKCAVSPMKGGYME from the coding sequence ATGTTAAAAAGTCAGGAAATAAGACAAAAGGCTCCAGAAATTGATTCATTAAGACTTGGATCAGGTTGGAAGGTTGAAGATCTTTCCAAACCACAAATAATAGTTGAGAGTAGTTATGGACATAGTCATCCAGGCAGTGCTCATTTAGATTCTCTAGTAAATGAAGTATTCGATAGTATCTATGAAAACGGTGGTAGAGGTGCTAAGTTTTTCGCTACAGATATATGTGATGGAGAGGCTCAAGGACATGATGGTATGAATTACTCACTTCCATCTAGAGATATAATGGCAAGTTTAATAGAAATACATGTTCAGGCTACCCCTTATGATGCAGGTGTATTTACAACAAGCTGTGATAAAGCTGTTCCAGCACATTTAATGGCTATTGCCAGATTAAATATGCCAGCTATATTTCTACCAGGTGGATGTATGGGACCTGGACCTAATCTTTTAACTCTTGAACAGATTGGTAAATATGATGCTCAATATAAAAGAGGAGAAATAACTGAAGAACAATATAGATACTATAAGCATAATGCCTGTCCTACTTGTGGTGCCTGTTCGTTTATGGGAACTGCAGCAACAATGCAGGTTATGGCAGAAGCATTAGGTATAGCGCTACCAGCAACAGCATTGATTCCAACTACTTTTGATGATTTAAAAGGAGCTGCAATAAAAGCTGGAAAGCAAGTATTTAAATTAATAGAGAAGAACATAAGACCTTCAGATATAATGACTAAAGATGCTTTTGAAAATGCAATTATGGTACATGCTGCTATTGCAGGTTCAAGTAATACATTAATTCATATGCCAGCTATAGCTCATGAATTAGGTATAGAAATAGAACCAGAACTATTTGATGAAATTCATAAAAAGGTTCCATATATTCTTAATATAAGACCAAGTGGATTTTATCCAGGATCATATTTCTGGAATGCAGGTGGAGTACCAGCAATAATGGAAGAAATTAAAGAGTTTTTACACTTAGATGTAATGACCGTTACAGGTAAGACTTTAGGTGAAAACTTAGAAGATATAAAGAAAAGCGGATATTATGAAGAACATGCTAAGCTTATTGAAAAGCTTGGAGTTAAAAAAGAAGATGTAATAAAGACAAAGGAAGACCCAATACAAAAACAAGGAGCAATAGCTATTCTTAAAGGAAATTTAGCCCCAGGAGGAGCTGTAGTAAAGCATTCAGCTGTATCTAAAAAATTAATGAAGGTAGTTTTAAAGGCTAGAGTTTTTGATTGTGAAGAAGATGCTATAAATGCAGTATTAACTAAAGCTGTAAAACCTGGTGATGCTGTATTTGTAAGATATGAAGGACCTAAGGGATCTGGAATGCCAGAAATGTTCTATACTACAGAAGCAATTGCATCAGATGCAGAATTAGTAGAATCTATAGCTCTTATTACAGATGGAAGATTTTCTGGAGCAACTAGAGGACCAGCTATAGGACATGTTTCGCCAGAAGCAAGTGAAGGTGGACCAATAGCATTTGTTGAAGAGGGAGATCTTATAAAAATAGATATACCTGAAAGAAGCCTAGATATAATAGGTGT
- the hsp18 gene encoding heat shock protein Hsp18: MFDMVPFRRNNGVTRTGSAFDDLFNNFLGDNFFSPSMMNTTGFKVDLKEDENAYTLEADLPGVKKDDIALDYENNYLTISAKRDETIENKEDNYVRRERRYGQFKRSFYVDNVNESAVDAYFVDGVLKVTLPKKDKGIEKKKIDIH, from the coding sequence ATGTTTGATATGGTTCCTTTTAGAAGAAACAATGGCGTTACAAGAACAGGTTCTGCTTTTGATGATTTATTTAATAATTTTTTAGGTGATAATTTCTTCTCTCCTTCAATGATGAATACTACTGGCTTCAAAGTAGATTTAAAGGAAGATGAAAATGCCTATACTTTAGAAGCTGATTTACCAGGAGTTAAAAAAGATGACATTGCCTTAGATTATGAAAATAACTATTTGACTATTTCTGCAAAGCGAGATGAAACAATAGAAAATAAAGAAGATAATTATGTAAGACGTGAAAGAAGATATGGCCAATTCAAAAGAAGTTTTTATGTAGATAATGTTAATGAATCTGCCGTAGATGCTTACTTTGTTGATGGAGTTTTAAAAGTAACATTACCAAAAAAAGATAAAGGTATTGAAAAGAAAAAAATAGATATTCACTAA
- a CDS encoding bifunctional 4-hydroxy-2-oxoglutarate aldolase/2-dehydro-3-deoxy-phosphogluconate aldolase, with protein sequence MIEKFNTLARIEEVGVVAVVRAESEDEAVKISKACIEGGISAIEVTFTVPGADKVITSLKNKFSKEELIVGAGTVLDSETARIAILAGAQYIVSPGFDLESAKLCNRYQIPYMAGCMTITEMIKALEAGTDIIKLFPGSAFGPSMVKNVKAPLPQIPIMPTGGVSLENVDQWIKNGCIAVGVGGQLIEGAKTGNYELITETAKKFVEKVRAARN encoded by the coding sequence ATGATTGAAAAGTTTAATACATTAGCAAGAATTGAAGAAGTTGGAGTAGTAGCGGTAGTAAGAGCAGAAAGTGAAGATGAAGCTGTAAAAATTTCAAAAGCTTGTATAGAGGGTGGAATATCTGCTATTGAAGTCACTTTTACAGTACCTGGAGCAGATAAGGTAATAACTTCTCTAAAAAATAAGTTTTCAAAAGAAGAATTAATTGTTGGTGCAGGAACTGTACTTGACAGTGAAACTGCAAGAATAGCAATATTAGCTGGTGCACAATACATTGTTAGTCCTGGATTTGATTTAGAATCTGCAAAACTTTGCAACAGATATCAAATTCCTTATATGGCTGGTTGTATGACAATAACAGAGATGATAAAAGCATTAGAAGCTGGTACAGATATTATAAAATTATTTCCTGGAAGCGCTTTTGGACCAAGTATGGTTAAAAATGTAAAAGCGCCATTACCACAAATTCCAATTATGCCAACTGGTGGGGTTAGTTTGGAAAATGTAGATCAATGGATTAAAAATGGATGTATTGCTGTTGGTGTTGGTGGACAGCTTATAGAAGGAGCAAAAACAGGAAACTATGAACTAATTACAGAAACTGCAAAGAAATTTGTTGAAAAGGTAAGAGCCGCTAGAAATTAA
- a CDS encoding FadR/GntR family transcriptional regulator yields MKDGRTSDKVLEKIEEKIFSGEWKSGQKIMSETQLAKELDVSRVSVREALEKLVTLNIINKKQGGGTFVNDLTPLIYLNGLIPMLILDMDSYVDILEFRLITEPESARFCAERCGDDLIKELEACYENMVMYKDDINKFTEEDLKFHTKISEGTNNSLIIKVNKLLRNVLKYHQKLLYENLGPKGGVTEHKLILESIKNRDSELAAIYARRHAQRTLNDLKKNKFNIL; encoded by the coding sequence ATGAAAGATGGTAGGACTAGCGATAAGGTATTGGAAAAAATAGAAGAAAAAATATTTAGTGGTGAATGGAAATCTGGACAAAAAATTATGTCCGAAACTCAACTTGCAAAAGAATTAGATGTAAGTAGAGTTTCTGTAAGGGAAGCCTTGGAAAAATTAGTAACATTAAATATTATAAATAAGAAGCAAGGTGGAGGTACTTTTGTAAATGATTTAACTCCTTTAATATATTTGAATGGCCTAATTCCTATGCTCATTTTGGATATGGATAGTTATGTAGATATACTAGAGTTTAGATTAATTACTGAGCCTGAATCAGCTAGATTTTGTGCTGAGAGATGTGGCGATGATTTAATAAAGGAGTTGGAAGCATGTTACGAAAATATGGTCATGTATAAAGATGATATTAATAAGTTTACAGAAGAGGATCTTAAATTCCATACTAAAATTTCTGAGGGTACTAATAACTCATTAATTATCAAAGTAAATAAATTATTGAGAAATGTACTTAAATACCATCAAAAGCTTTTATATGAAAATCTCGGACCAAAGGGCGGAGTTACGGAGCATAAGCTTATTTTGGAGTCAATAAAGAATAGAGATTCAGAACTTGCGGCCATTTATGCAAGAAGGCATGCACAAAGAACTTTAAATGATTTAAAGAAAAATAAATTTAATATATTATGA
- a CDS encoding replicative DNA helicase: protein MAAPLRSLPQNIEAEQSVLGSMILDKTSIADAAEVLRGDDFYRENHKLIFSAIIDLYQRDIPVDMITLIEHLRSTERLEGAGGITYITEICNSVPSTANLTSYIDIVKEKSILRRLIKSSTEIIEESYNQQDDVPKVLDSAEKKIFDIAQNTVSSDFEALSAVLERGFLEIERLYNNKGEVTGVPSGFPELDAKTSGFQRGDMILIAARPSMGKTTFALNLAEYAALRSAKSIVMFSLEMSKEQLAYKLLCSEANVDMLKLRTGNLEDSDWDNIARASGPLAEAKIYIDDTAGISVMEMRSKCRRIKIEHGIDMIIIDYLQLMSGSGESRQQEVSEISRSIKALAKEMQCPVIALSQLSRAPEQRTDHRPMLSDLRESGSIEQDADLVMFLYRDEYYNKETEEKNVAECIIAKQRNGPTGTVKLAWLGQFSKFGRLDIIHREE from the coding sequence ATGGCAGCACCTCTTAGGAGTTTACCGCAAAATATAGAAGCAGAACAATCCGTACTAGGATCTATGATATTAGACAAAACCTCTATAGCCGATGCAGCAGAAGTTTTAAGAGGTGATGATTTTTACAGAGAAAATCACAAATTAATTTTCAGTGCTATAATAGACCTTTATCAAAGGGATATTCCAGTAGATATGATAACTCTTATTGAACATTTAAGATCTACAGAAAGACTTGAAGGGGCAGGAGGAATTACCTACATTACAGAGATTTGTAATTCAGTACCCTCCACAGCAAATTTAACATCTTACATAGATATAGTAAAGGAAAAGTCTATTTTAAGAAGACTAATAAAATCTTCAACTGAAATTATTGAGGAAAGTTATAATCAGCAAGATGATGTTCCAAAGGTTTTGGATTCAGCAGAAAAGAAAATATTTGACATAGCACAAAATACGGTAAGTAGTGATTTTGAAGCTTTAAGTGCAGTTTTGGAAAGAGGATTTTTAGAAATTGAAAGACTTTATAATAATAAGGGAGAGGTAACTGGCGTTCCTTCTGGATTTCCTGAATTGGATGCAAAGACATCTGGTTTTCAAAGGGGTGATATGATTCTTATTGCAGCCAGACCTTCTATGGGAAAAACAACTTTTGCACTTAACTTAGCAGAGTATGCAGCACTTAGATCTGCTAAGAGTATAGTAATGTTTTCACTGGAAATGTCAAAGGAGCAATTAGCGTATAAACTTTTATGTTCTGAGGCAAATGTCGATATGCTAAAACTTAGAACGGGAAATCTTGAGGACAGTGATTGGGATAATATAGCTAGGGCATCAGGACCCTTAGCAGAAGCAAAAATTTATATAGATGATACTGCGGGAATATCTGTGATGGAAATGCGCTCTAAGTGTAGAAGGATAAAAATAGAGCATGGAATAGATATGATAATAATAGATTATCTTCAGCTTATGTCCGGAAGTGGAGAAAGCAGACAACAGGAGGTATCAGAGATATCAAGATCTATTAAAGCTTTGGCAAAAGAAATGCAGTGCCCTGTTATTGCCCTTTCCCAGCTATCACGTGCACCTGAGCAGAGAACAGATCATAGGCCAATGCTTTCAGACCTTAGAGAATCAGGATCTATAGAGCAGGATGCAGACCTTGTTATGTTTTTATATAGAGACGAGTATTATAACAAAGAAACAGAAGAAAAAAATGTGGCAGAATGCATTATTGCAAAACAGAGAAATGGTCCTACAGGAACAGTAAAGCTTGCTTGGCTTGGTCAGTTTAGTAAATTTGGAAGGCTGGATATTATCCACAGGGAAGAATAA